Within Calidithermus timidus DSM 17022, the genomic segment TCCCGGCCTGCCTCATCAGCGAAGCCCTGGACCTACGCAACGTGCTCACCGCGGCGGTGATGTTCTATACCGACGTGGGGGAGACCCTCGAGCAGCCCGTTTTCTTGCAGTTTCCCAGCGACGCGCTGTTGGTAGGCAGGCGCATTCTGATCGTCGATGACGTGTGGGACTCGGGCAAGACGGCGGTGGCGGTGCGGGAGCGCGTGCGCCAGGCCGGGGGCAAGCCCACCCTCTGTACCCTGCACTACAAGCCCAGCCACAGCCACTTTCCCGGCGACGGGCCGGATGTCTTCGCCCAGGAGACCGACGGTTGGATCGTGTACCCGTGGGACCCCACACAGGTGTGGTCCTCGGCGTCGGCTTGACGGCACCAGCCGTACGTCCTACGTCGTACGCAAGATGCCCTTTTCCCCACCTCCTTTGGCAAGGGGGCTGGGGGGATAGAACCTGCCTCGCAGGCGGAGGGAGACAGGCGTTTCGCGTGGGGCGTTCGGCTATCGACCCTCCAGGTGCGCGTGAAATAGCGGGTTCACCACCTCCGGCTTCTCCATGTGCGGGGAGTGCCCGGTATCCGCGATGACCTCCTCGCGGAAGGAGCCGCCATTAGCAGCGTAGCGCTCGAGCACCCAGCGGGTCTGGCCCACCATGGGCTGGGGCGGGTGTACCTCCTCGCCCGGCCAGCCGGGGACCACGCCGAGCTTGCCCAAGGTGCCCAGGTTGAAGAGGCTGAAATCGCTCACGATCTGGTCGTCGGAGCCGCGCACCCAGAGGATGGGGGGTTTGGCCTCGGCGGCCAGCATCCGCTCTACCGTGTCGCCGACGTACTTGGGCGAGATGGCGTTGGCGGGTCCGAATTTTCCGGGGGCCACACCCGGCCAGTGGGGGGAGGCTTCGAAATCGCCAGGATACCTCTTTGGCCCGACCCGCTCGGAGAGCAGGCCCGAGAGCAACTCCTCCTCGCGGGGGTGCCGGAAGGGCGGTTTCCAGTAAAAGCTGTTCATCACCGTGCGCGGCGAAGCCTGGTGTTCGGTGCCTCGGTACTTTTCCCCCATCAGCCGGGCGAACTCGGGGTTGACGATGCCCCCGCCCGAACCGGCGAAGTCGGGGGCGCAGGGGGTGCCCTGCAGGTCCTTGGTACCCCCGAAGCCGAAGGGGGAGCCGGGGCAAAACACCGTCACGCTCAGCAACCGCTCGGGCGCGGTGGCGAGCATGGCCCAGATCACGCTCCCACCCAGGCTGTGCCCGGCGACGTGGAATTCCTGGATGTCCAGGGCGTTCATGAGACTCAGCAGGTCGTCTACCCAGTCCATGCAGCCGCGGGTAGCGTCGATCAGCTTATCCTCGGTGTCGCCGTAGCCGCGCAGGTCGGG encodes:
- a CDS encoding phosphoribosyltransferase produces the protein MEKHYLSWGDISALVSKLLARLDRDDYDAILCVTRGGMVPACLISEALDLRNVLTAAVMFYTDVGETLEQPVFLQFPSDALLVGRRILIVDDVWDSGKTAVAVRERVRQAGGKPTLCTLHYKPSHSHFPGDGPDVFAQETDGWIVYPWDPTQVWSSASA
- a CDS encoding alpha/beta hydrolase, which translates into the protein MGSIPTLLGIESRMVQTPRLHQHVLLSGPADGIPVLLIHGNASSATFWEESMLALPKGYRAIAPDLRGYGDTEDKLIDATRGCMDWVDDLLSLMNALDIQEFHVAGHSLGGSVIWAMLATAPERLLSVTVFCPGSPFGFGGTKDLQGTPCAPDFAGSGGGIVNPEFARLMGEKYRGTEHQASPRTVMNSFYWKPPFRHPREEELLSGLLSERVGPKRYPGDFEASPHWPGVAPGKFGPANAISPKYVGDTVERMLAAEAKPPILWVRGSDDQIVSDFSLFNLGTLGKLGVVPGWPGEEVHPPQPMVGQTRWVLERYAANGGSFREEVIADTGHSPHMEKPEVVNPLFHAHLEGR